Proteins co-encoded in one Dreissena polymorpha isolate Duluth1 chromosome 12, UMN_Dpol_1.0, whole genome shotgun sequence genomic window:
- the LOC127853110 gene encoding uncharacterized protein LOC127853110 isoform X7, translating into MTGVTTRSKSRKSEKKDVYSKSNGVISNGFHGYKEGYETLEKSGVRRRSVYLFNHFFFPLVMVGLTPQIVMLCWYTNVKFGGSYSALITHFRSHSVFGTLLKMWSELSNINTFTVGVIFGYFAWALFWMVVLPGKEVRGPVTPKGNTPVYKDNGFLHYCVTMAGFAILTTVLKYNGLTPTVVYDRFGELLAFMNVFALCFVFLLYIKGITRPSTSDSGKTAGGFFFDYYWGTELYPRICGIDVKVFTNCRFGMTVWPLMCCIYALKSYELHGFVDSMFVTTILQLTYITKFFTWEAGYMHTIDIILDRAGFYICWGCLCWLPSMYPSVSLYLVSHPVRLGTPLASSILIVGLIYVLINYLADLQRQDVRKANGDCLVWGRKPDLIRAKYRIEGGEVRESILLASGWWGLSRHFHYIPEILLSFFWTVTTGFENVLPYTYLIVLVILLTHRSFRDEQKCSLKYGIYWQEYCTKVKHRIIPFLF; encoded by the coding sequence ATGACGGGCGTAACAACTAGGTCGAAAAGTAGGAAATCGGAGAAAAAGGACGTATATTCAAAAAGTAATGGCGTCATATCCAATGGTTTTCATGGTTACAAAGAAGGTTATGAAACTCTCGAAAAGTCAGGAGTACGTCGACGCTCGGTATATTTGTTCAACCATTTCTTCTTCCCATTGGTGATGGTTGGACTTACCCCGCAGATAGTGATGTTGTGCTGGTATACGAACGTCAAGTTTGGCGGAAGTTACTCAGCTCTGATCACACACTTCCGTAGCCACTCAGTTTTCGGAACGCTCCTCAAAATGTGGAGTGAACTCAGTAATATTAACACGTTTACAGTGGGAGTAATCTTTGGCTACTTCGCCTGGGCGCTGTTTTGGATGGTCGTTCTTCCGGGAAAAGAAGTCCGTGGACCTGTGACACCAAAGGGAAACACGCCTGTGTACAAAGATAACGGCTTCCTGCATTACTGTGTCACAATGGCTGGGTTCGCGATCCTAACCACGGTGCTCAAGTACAACGGCTTGACTCCCACGGTCGTGTATGACCGCTTTGGCGAGTTGTTGGCGTTTATGAACGTGTTTGCTCTTTGTTTCGTCTTCTTGTTGTACATCAAAGGAATCACCCGCCCGTCCACATCGGACAGTGGAAAGACAGCAGGTGGCTTCTTTTTCGACTATTACTGGGGCACAGAATTGTATCCTCGTATCTGCGGAATAGACGTCAAAGTGTTCACTAACTGTCGATTCGGCATGACCGTCTGGCCTCTGATGTGCTGTATATACGCACTGAAGAGCTACGAGCTGCACGGTTTCGTAGACAGCATGTTCGTTACTACGATTCTTCAGCTGACCTATATAACGAAGTTCTTCACATGGGAAGCCGGATACATGCACACAATAGACATAATTCTTGACCGAGCCGGCTTCTATATATGCTGGGGCTGTCTGTGCTGGCTTCCGTCCATGTATCCCAGCGTCAGTCTCTACCTCGTCTCGCATCCGGTCCGCCTCGGCACTCCACTCGCGTCAAGCATATTGATCGTGGGACTGATTTATGTTCTCATCAATTACCTGGCCGATCTACAGCGCCAGGATGTACGCAAGGCAAACGGCGATTGCCTAGTCTGGGGCCGGAAGCCGGACCTTATACGCGCCAAATACAGGATCGAAGGTGGCGAAGTAAGGGAGAGCATCCTGCTGGCTTCCGGTTGGTGGGGACTGTCCCGGCATTTCCACTACATACCGGAAATCCTTCTCTCGTTTTTCTGGACGGTTACGACCGGATTTGAGAATGTTCTTCCCTACACGTACCTGATAGTGCTCGTTATTCTGCTCACTCACCGCAGTTTCAGGGATGAACAGAAGTGTAGCTTGAAGTACGGAATCTACTGGCAAGAATACTGTACCAAAGTCAAGCACCGAATCATTCCATTTTTGTTTTAA
- the LOC127853110 gene encoding uncharacterized protein LOC127853110 isoform X2 — protein MKSVLSGCDSTDGKQTHGSDMTGVTTRSKSRKSEKKDVYSKSNGVISNGFHGYKEGYETLEKSGVRRRSVYLFNHFFFPLVMVGLTPQIVMLCWYTNVKFGGSYSALITHFRSHSVFGTLLKMWSELSNINTFTVGVIFGYFAWALFWMVVLPGKEVRGPVTPKGNTPVYKDNGFLHYCVTMAGFAILTTVLKYNGLTPTVVYDRFGELLAFMNVFALCFVFLLYIKGITRPSTSDSGKTAGGFFFDYYWGTELYPRICGIDVKVFTNCRFGMTVWPLMCCIYALKSYELHGFVDSMFVTTILQLTYITKFFTWEAGYMHTIDIILDRAGFYICWGCLCWLPSMYPSVSLYLVSHPVRLGTPLASSILIVGLIYVLINYLADLQRQDVRKANGDCLVWGRKPDLIRAKYRIEGGEVRESILLASGWWGLSRHFHYIPEILLSFFWTVTTGFENVLPYTYLIVLVILLTHRSFRDEQKCSLKYGIYWQEYCTKVKHRIIPFLF, from the coding sequence GAAAGCAAACGCACGGCAGTGACATGACGGGCGTAACAACTAGGTCGAAAAGTAGGAAATCGGAGAAAAAGGACGTATATTCAAAAAGTAATGGCGTCATATCCAATGGTTTTCATGGTTACAAAGAAGGTTATGAAACTCTCGAAAAGTCAGGAGTACGTCGACGCTCGGTATATTTGTTCAACCATTTCTTCTTCCCATTGGTGATGGTTGGACTTACCCCGCAGATAGTGATGTTGTGCTGGTATACGAACGTCAAGTTTGGCGGAAGTTACTCAGCTCTGATCACACACTTCCGTAGCCACTCAGTTTTCGGAACGCTCCTCAAAATGTGGAGTGAACTCAGTAATATTAACACGTTTACAGTGGGAGTAATCTTTGGCTACTTCGCCTGGGCGCTGTTTTGGATGGTCGTTCTTCCGGGAAAAGAAGTCCGTGGACCTGTGACACCAAAGGGAAACACGCCTGTGTACAAAGATAACGGCTTCCTGCATTACTGTGTCACAATGGCTGGGTTCGCGATCCTAACCACGGTGCTCAAGTACAACGGCTTGACTCCCACGGTCGTGTATGACCGCTTTGGCGAGTTGTTGGCGTTTATGAACGTGTTTGCTCTTTGTTTCGTCTTCTTGTTGTACATCAAAGGAATCACCCGCCCGTCCACATCGGACAGTGGAAAGACAGCAGGTGGCTTCTTTTTCGACTATTACTGGGGCACAGAATTGTATCCTCGTATCTGCGGAATAGACGTCAAAGTGTTCACTAACTGTCGATTCGGCATGACCGTCTGGCCTCTGATGTGCTGTATATACGCACTGAAGAGCTACGAGCTGCACGGTTTCGTAGACAGCATGTTCGTTACTACGATTCTTCAGCTGACCTATATAACGAAGTTCTTCACATGGGAAGCCGGATACATGCACACAATAGACATAATTCTTGACCGAGCCGGCTTCTATATATGCTGGGGCTGTCTGTGCTGGCTTCCGTCCATGTATCCCAGCGTCAGTCTCTACCTCGTCTCGCATCCGGTCCGCCTCGGCACTCCACTCGCGTCAAGCATATTGATCGTGGGACTGATTTATGTTCTCATCAATTACCTGGCCGATCTACAGCGCCAGGATGTACGCAAGGCAAACGGCGATTGCCTAGTCTGGGGCCGGAAGCCGGACCTTATACGCGCCAAATACAGGATCGAAGGTGGCGAAGTAAGGGAGAGCATCCTGCTGGCTTCCGGTTGGTGGGGACTGTCCCGGCATTTCCACTACATACCGGAAATCCTTCTCTCGTTTTTCTGGACGGTTACGACCGGATTTGAGAATGTTCTTCCCTACACGTACCTGATAGTGCTCGTTATTCTGCTCACTCACCGCAGTTTCAGGGATGAACAGAAGTGTAGCTTGAAGTACGGAATCTACTGGCAAGAATACTGTACCAAAGTCAAGCACCGAATCATTCCATTTTTGTTTTAA
- the LOC127853119 gene encoding SPRY domain-containing SOCS box protein 3-like, with amino-acid sequence MVQCQSDLMSLMLQGCDDYWAWNKQEKLHEVKLIGNRHQTAHFHPKWSNGTAAVRGTRCLNYGTHYWEIRVSQRLFGTSMMFGVGTKNACLHVDSFVNLIGEDDHSWGISHKGIAWHDGKGRNFTKPFRENEATTVGMLFDWQKGTLSYFKDGESLGVAFTGLNRVNQELYPIVSSTAAKTEMTLGRRRRLYHSLQDRCRAAIVSKVQEPKKIDALPIPNIMRSFLKETLR; translated from the coding sequence ATGGTTCAATGTCAGTCAGACCTGATGTCGCTGATGTTGCAGGGATGCGACGACTATTGGGCATGGAATAAGCAAGAAAAGTTGCATGAGGTGAAACTCATCGGTAACCGACACCAGACGGCGCATTTTCATCCGAAGTGGTCCAACGGAACGGCGGCGGTCCGAGGGACGAGGTGCCTTAATTATGGGACGCATTACTGGGAGATCAGGGTGTCGCAGAGGCTTTTCGGGACGAGTATGATGTTTGGTGTCGGTACGAAAAACGCCTGCCTTCACGTGGACTCGTTTGTGAATTTGATAGGCGAAGACGATCATAGCTGGGGAATTTCTCACAAAGGAATCGCCTGGCACGACGGAAAAGGACGGAATTTCACGAAGCCATTTAGGGAAAACGAGGCTACGACTGTCGGGATGCTGTTCGACTGGCAGAAGGGCACGCTGTCGTATTTCAAGGACGGCGAGTCGTTAGGTGTCGCCTTTACGGGACTTAATCGAGTGAACCAGGAACTCTATCCGATTGTGAGCTCCACCGCCGCCAAAACGGAAATGACTTTGGGACGCCGTCGCCGGTTGTACCACAGTCTACAGGACAGATGCCGTGCCGCCATTGTGTCCAAAGTGCAGGAACCAAAAAAGATAGACGCTCTGCCGATTCCAAACATAATGAGATCTTTTCTGAAGGAAACGCTGCGGTAA
- the LOC127852638 gene encoding uncharacterized protein LOC127852638 yields MCVCIVLTSSSFVHVETRRKAHAQTEVKGNNCCLNGGTCILNTFCHCPKSFYGRFCENGMRHKSCGTIRHGTWMASGCHLCHCFDGNMRCKATEIPGCEHQAYEEGRENNPDFLGDLDNKIKNPNDFYQKYDEYQNDVTSASETFMLSAPAIIATLTMLLVISS; encoded by the exons atgTG cGTATGTATTGTGCTGACCTCATCTAGTTTTGTACACGTGGAAACACGACGCAAAGCGCACGCGCAGACGGAAGTTAAGGGCAATAACTGCTGTTTGAACGGAGGTACATGCATCTTGAACACCTTCTGCCACTGTCCCAA ATCTTTCTACGGACGCTTTTGCGAGAACGGAATGCGTCATAAGTCTTGTGGTACTATACGTCACGGCACGTGGATGGCGTCAGGATGCCACCTGTGTCACTGTTTTGATGGCAACATGAGGTGCAAGGCGACCGAGATTCCCGGATGTG AGCATCAAGCGTACGAAGAGGGGCGTGAAAACAATCCAGATTTTCTCGGTGATCTCGACAACAAGATTAAAAACCCAAACGACTTTTACCAGAAATACGACGAATATCAGAATGACGTCACATCCGCTTCAGAAACGTTCATGTTGTCTGCACCTGCTATAATAGCAACATTAACCATGCTGCTTGTGATATCAAGTTGA